The following are from one region of the Halodesulfurarchaeum sp. HSR-GB genome:
- a CDS encoding histone deacetylase, translating into MTMGLIYHDAYLKHEHTPTHPERRERLQYTMDQLREEGVLDDEDVCQLDPIEVTDEQIARVHTQRYVDRLRSMSATGTGRLSADTHVSEHTWETAKLSAGGVIRGLEAVESGEVASAFVMARPGGHHAFADDGHGFCYLNNTAVGIRHLQATTDVDRVLIWDWDAHHGDGTESIFYEDPSVLVMSTHQDGRTLFPGTGDVEDVGEGPGEGYNVNVPLPPKTTDEAYMQVVTEIFRPIAEQYDPDLVFVEAGQDNHFTDPITDLGVTAQGYAALMDAAVDAADTLAGGDIVASLAGGYGIEGGLPYTNLAVIATLLDYETAYIREPAIYEPPTENPDVSGIIQRVREVHEEYWDLPSE; encoded by the coding sequence ATGACGATGGGACTGATCTATCACGACGCGTATCTCAAACACGAACACACCCCCACCCATCCCGAGCGCCGCGAACGGCTCCAGTACACGATGGACCAGCTCCGGGAGGAGGGGGTCCTGGACGACGAGGACGTATGCCAACTGGATCCCATCGAGGTCACCGACGAGCAGATCGCCCGGGTTCACACCCAGCGATACGTCGACCGATTGCGGTCCATGTCCGCGACCGGGACCGGCCGACTCAGTGCAGACACCCACGTGTCGGAGCACACCTGGGAGACGGCCAAACTCTCGGCCGGTGGCGTGATCCGGGGCCTGGAAGCCGTCGAGTCGGGCGAGGTAGCCTCCGCGTTCGTGATGGCCCGTCCCGGTGGGCACCACGCCTTTGCCGACGACGGCCACGGTTTCTGTTATCTCAACAACACGGCCGTGGGCATCCGTCACTTGCAGGCCACGACTGACGTCGACCGGGTCCTGATCTGGGACTGGGACGCCCATCACGGGGACGGGACCGAATCGATCTTCTACGAGGATCCATCGGTGCTGGTCATGTCGACCCACCAGGACGGCCGGACGCTGTTCCCCGGGACCGGCGACGTCGAGGACGTGGGTGAGGGACCTGGCGAGGGCTACAACGTCAACGTTCCCCTGCCCCCAAAGACGACCGACGAGGCCTACATGCAGGTCGTCACGGAGATCTTCCGACCGATCGCCGAACAGTACGATCCTGATCTCGTCTTCGTCGAGGCCGGCCAGGACAATCACTTCACCGACCCGATCACGGACCTGGGTGTGACCGCCCAGGGGTACGCCGCGCTCATGGACGCGGCGGTGGACGCAGCCGACACCCTCGCTGGCGGCGACATCGTCGCCTCGCTCGCGGGTGGCTATGGGATCGAGGGTGGGCTTCCCTACACCAACCTCGCCGTGATTGCCACACTCCTGGACTACGAGACGGCCTACATCCGGGAACCGGCGATCTACGAACCCCCGACAGAGAATCCGGACGTCTCGGGAATCATCCAGCGGGTGAGAGAGGTCCATGAGGAGTACTGGGATCTCCCCTCGGAGTAA
- a CDS encoding ferrous iron transporter B, producing the protein MSDSPILLMGHPNVGKSAMFNRLAGADITESNYPGTTVDYTESDLAVEGTTRRIIDVPGTFSLDPKDSAESVAVDLLDENPDATVVCVLDATRIERGLNLAVEILERGYDLIVALNMWDEAASGNIDIDVDELSSVLDVPVVPTVATEGTGIKALIDRLPEANPTPIESVLDAVGFARAEALDSATRWDLVDAIVDATVEYGETEPTLPELIGTLTVKPWTGLPFALAALYGMWAFFSAVAGFFTDGYFVPLFDAHWLPWLQETFPFEGTWLYFILVGDPAATNSFEAFGMLTSGLFVAIGVVLPAVFALYLVLAVLEDSGYMARLAVLLDTIFHKIGLHGFAIVPMVLSFGCNVPGVAATRSFETEKQRFVMMTLLSVFIPCGAQLAVMLSLIPQYTGFIVLYLLAGFFVFGAILDKLVPGSSPELIVDVPPLREPRIGNIATKLTLRTREFLKSAVPFVLLGVGIINVLYLGGAIEWLAGALEPVLTGWFGVPTDTIPALIAGFLRKDLAVAQLSAISMTPFQTVMSVIMVSIYFPCLATFAMLIKEGSKSGGVVKMLGGALLTLVAALFLWGGLFHLGGILTGVA; encoded by the coding sequence ATGAGCGACTCACCCATTCTCCTGATGGGACACCCCAACGTGGGGAAAAGCGCGATGTTCAACCGCCTCGCGGGGGCGGACATCACCGAGTCGAACTACCCGGGAACGACAGTTGATTACACGGAGAGTGATCTGGCTGTCGAGGGGACGACTCGGCGGATCATCGACGTACCGGGGACCTTCTCGCTCGATCCGAAGGACAGCGCTGAATCAGTCGCTGTCGATCTGCTGGACGAGAACCCGGACGCGACCGTGGTGTGTGTTCTCGACGCCACCCGGATCGAACGGGGCCTCAACCTCGCTGTCGAGATACTCGAGCGGGGCTATGATCTAATCGTCGCGCTCAACATGTGGGACGAGGCCGCCTCGGGGAACATCGACATCGATGTCGACGAACTGTCCTCGGTCCTCGACGTGCCTGTGGTTCCAACCGTCGCCACGGAGGGAACCGGTATCAAGGCCCTCATCGACCGGCTTCCAGAGGCGAATCCGACGCCCATCGAGTCGGTACTCGACGCGGTTGGATTCGCGAGGGCGGAGGCTTTGGACTCGGCGACCCGCTGGGATCTGGTCGACGCGATCGTCGATGCGACCGTGGAGTACGGCGAGACCGAACCCACACTCCCGGAGTTGATCGGAACCCTGACGGTCAAGCCCTGGACCGGGCTGCCCTTCGCACTCGCCGCGCTCTACGGGATGTGGGCCTTCTTCAGCGCGGTAGCGGGCTTTTTCACCGACGGGTATTTCGTGCCACTCTTTGACGCCCACTGGTTGCCGTGGCTCCAGGAGACGTTCCCCTTCGAGGGGACCTGGCTTTACTTCATCCTGGTTGGCGATCCGGCGGCGACGAACTCATTCGAGGCGTTTGGCATGCTCACGAGTGGATTGTTCGTCGCGATCGGGGTCGTCCTGCCCGCAGTCTTCGCGCTGTATCTCGTCCTCGCGGTCTTGGAGGACTCCGGGTACATGGCCCGGTTAGCGGTGCTTCTGGACACGATCTTTCACAAAATCGGCCTCCACGGTTTCGCGATCGTGCCGATGGTGCTCTCCTTTGGTTGCAACGTTCCGGGGGTCGCCGCCACACGGTCCTTCGAGACGGAGAAACAGCGCTTCGTGATGATGACGCTGCTCTCGGTTTTCATTCCCTGTGGAGCCCAACTCGCGGTGATGCTCTCGCTGATCCCGCAGTATACCGGATTTATCGTGCTCTACCTGCTCGCCGGGTTCTTCGTGTTCGGCGCGATCCTGGACAAACTCGTCCCCGGATCCTCCCCCGAACTCATCGTGGACGTCCCGCCGCTGCGGGAACCCCGAATCGGTAACATCGCGACCAAACTCACGCTGCGGACCCGCGAATTCCTCAAATCAGCCGTTCCGTTCGTTCTGCTGGGGGTGGGCATCATCAACGTCCTCTATCTGGGCGGGGCGATCGAATGGCTCGCCGGGGCACTCGAACCGGTTCTCACCGGGTGGTTCGGCGTTCCGACCGATACCATTCCCGCGCTGATCGCCGGGTTCCTCCGGAAGGACCTCGCCGTGGCTCAGTTGAGTGCGATCTCGATGACGCCGTTCCAGACAGTCATGTCAGTGATCATGGTCAGTATCTACTTCCCCTGCCTCGCGACCTTCGCGATGCTCATCAAGGAAGGTTCGAAGAGTGGTGGCGTTGTCAAAATGCTGGGTGGCGCACTGTTGACGCTGGTCGCCGCGCTGTTCCTCTGGGGTGGGCTCTTCCACCTGGGTGGCATCCTCACGGGGGTGGCCTGA